Proteins from one Sabethes cyaneus chromosome 2, idSabCyanKW18_F2, whole genome shotgun sequence genomic window:
- the LOC128734996 gene encoding vacuolar protein sorting-associated protein 51 homolog, translating into MSEKSTNPYDMDSASFDPDRYLQKLLKECSLKQIMDTEAAIVRQTQTLHSDMQTLVYENYNKFISATDTIRKMKTDFKSMETEMNLLVANMASISKCSEKITDTLQETRTQLTRLSGKHQLLKKLQFLSSLPAKLKTLIDEGNYQQAVQEYNHAQKVLQQYGNQPSFQGIQEDCINILDDLKKLLKQDFHKTGKTAQALTQIGELLLQLGERPSDLAKEMLECATKRLHEQIVMLQDQTDRDMIEFIDLGIEGFLNDLTLVISSYNDMFLSKHIEQEADDFEEIARRDLNKFVNRNIDEFLALVQDRAEVEIGHGDSQIILRGLDRLHRRLTAMRSLCRAVDMAKSGIDIIINAVYQLCRAHSKSLRDHFADNLSSIRLALVSVKSDGSSSSSSQSGLKELISNLFVSTMEKVKGLLQDLLIFQQPEWSFNLKADEKGADCIEGIRENLLVGFLRHICTTMNAFGNINSSSPPTLLLILSKMCLEMDKTGVHVLISLVDELYDIDSESPSLVHESDLCADMRDSAQQLLDSYVRLQGLNLSQMLRKSVETRDWLNCLEPRSVRAVMKRVVEELSVIENVLGELYGSNDLRTAASSDSSRKTHFSLTASKQSQFRSTWSTYTPSQMDSSFVSNIHRLFSEKIEIFSSVEFSKVSIMTGIIKICLKTLLECVRLRTFSKYGLQQIQVDAHYLQMNLWRFVSDENLIHIQLDEILGSAVLRCFEPILMEPNAVEIICERN; encoded by the exons ATGAGTGAAAAATCAACGAATCCATACGATATGGACAGTGCTAGTTTCGATCCCGATCGATATCTGCAAAAGCTGCTGAAA gAGTGCTCGTTAAAACAGATAATGGACACCGAGGCAGCGATTGTTCGTCAAACGCAAACTTTGCACAGCGATATGCAAACCTTGGTATATGAAAATTACAACAAATTCATTTCGGCTACCGACACAATTCGCAAAATGAAAACCGATTTCAAGAGCATGGAAACGGAAATGAACCTGCTGGTAGCGAACATGGCCTCCATCAGTAAGTGCAGTGAAAAAATTACCGACACCCTGCAGGAAACCCGAACGCAGCTGACAAGACTTTCCGGCAAGCATCAGCTGCTGAAGAAATTACAGTTTCTTTCGTCACTTCCGGCGAAGCTTAAAACACTGATCGACGAAGGTAACTATCAGCAGGCAGTGCAAGAGTACAACCATGCCCAGAAAGTGCTTCAACAGTACGGAAATCAACCATCTTTTCAAGGGATACAGGAAGATTGTATCAATATTTTAGATGATTTAAAAAAGTTGCTGAAGCAAGATTTTCACAAAACGGGTAAGACCGCTCAGGCGCTAACGCAGATTGGTGAATTGTTGCTGCAGTTGGGTGAGCGACCGTCAGATTTGGCTAAAGAAATGCTCGAATGTGCTACTAAGCGCTTGCATGAGCAAATTGTTATGCTTCAGGATCAAACCGATAGAGATATGATTGAATTTATCGATTTGGGAATTGAAGGATTTCTGAATGATTTGACACTGGTAATAAGCTCATACAATGACATGTTTCTATCCAAGCATATCGAGCAGGAAGCAGACGATTTCGAAGAAATCGCTCGAAGGGATTTGAATAAATTTGTAAATCGAAATATTGACGAATTTCTCGCGCTGGTACAAGATCGGGCAGaggttgaaattggacatggtgATTCGCAAATTATTCTACGCGGTCTGGATCGTCTGCACCGTCGGCTGACTGCCATGCGTTCGCTTTGTCGAGCAGTAGATATGGCCAAGTCAGGAATCGATATTATCATTAATGCCGTCTATCAACTGTGCCGGGCGCACAGTAAATCCTTAAGGGATCATTTCGCCGATAACCTCAGCTCTATTCGACTGGCTTTGGTGTCggtaaaatcggacggttcctCATCGAGCTCGTCCCAATCCGGACTGAAGGAACTAATTTCCAATCTGTTCGTATCTACTATGGAAAAAGTTAAAGGACTGCTGCAGGATTTGCTGATATTTCAGCAACCGGAATGGTCTTTTAATCTGAAAGCGGACGAGAAGGGTGCAGATTGCATAGAAGGGATTCGCGAGAACTTGCTGGTCGGCTTCCTAAGGCACATTTGCACTACAATGAATGCATTTGGTAATATCAATTCGTCCAGCCCACCGACTTTGCTGCTGATTTTATCGAAAATGTGTCTGGAGATGGACAAAACTGGCGTACATGTTTTG ATATCCTTAGTGGATGAGCTGTACGATATTGATTCGGAAAGTCCTTCGTTGGTGCACGAATCGGACCTTTGCGCGGATATGCGAGACTCTGCCCAACAGCTGCTCGATTCTTACGTTCGCCTGCAAGGTTTGAATCTCAGTCAGATGCTTCGCAAAAGTGTCGAAACGCGTGATTGGCTCAACTGTCTGGAACCACGCTCGGTTCGGGCAGTCATGAAGCGTGTGGTGGAGGAACTGTCGGTGATCGAGAATGTCCTGGGGGAGCTGTACGGTAGTAACGATTTGCGTACGGCGGCTAGCAGTGATTCGAGCCGGAAGACGCACTTTAGTTTGACCGCCTCCAAGCAGTCGCAGTTTCGATCCACCTGGTCAACGTACACGCCTTCGCAAATGGATAGCAGCTTTGTTTCGAACATTCATCGGTTGTTTTCGGAGAAGATTGAAATCTTCAGTTCAGTGGAATTCTCCAAGGTATCCATTATGACGGGCATCATTAAAATCTGTTTAAAGACACTGCTGGAGTGTGTCCGGCTGCGAACGTTCAGCAAGTATGGTTTGCAGCAAATACAGGTGGATGCTCACTATCTGCAGATGAATCTTTGGCGGTTTGTGTCGGATGAAAA cTTGATTCACATTCAGCTTGATGAAATACTTGGCTCGGCTGTACTTCGTTGCTTTGAGCCAATATTGATGGAACCGAATGCAGTGGAAATCATCTGCGAGCGGAATTAA